The following are from one region of the Pectobacterium actinidiae genome:
- the ahr gene encoding NADPH-dependent aldehyde reductase Ahr has protein sequence MTIIKSYAAPEAGAALELYEFDAGELQAEDVEVVVDYCGVCHSDLSMIDNEWGMSNYPLVAGHEVIGRVHALGDAAKSKGLKVGQRVGIGWTARSCGHCDACISGSQTNCQQGSVPTILNKGGFADKIRANWQWAIPLPDTIDIESAGPLLCGGITVFKPLLMHHVTATSRVGVIGIGGLGHIAIKLLHAMGCEVTAFSSNPAKEQEVLAMGADKVVNSRDPQALTALAGQFDLIINTVSVDLEWQPYFNALAYNGKFHTVGAVMKPFSVPAFTLIAGDRSVSGSSTGSPHELRSLMKLAARANVKPQTELFPMSKINDAIQHVRDGKARYRVVLKADF, from the coding sequence ATGACGATAATCAAGAGTTATGCCGCGCCGGAAGCAGGGGCAGCGCTGGAGTTGTATGAGTTTGATGCAGGTGAACTACAGGCAGAAGACGTTGAAGTCGTGGTTGATTACTGCGGCGTATGCCATTCCGATCTGTCGATGATCGATAACGAATGGGGCATGTCGAACTATCCGCTGGTTGCCGGGCATGAAGTGATTGGCCGTGTACACGCGCTGGGTGACGCGGCGAAAAGCAAAGGATTAAAGGTTGGTCAGCGCGTCGGTATTGGCTGGACAGCGCGCAGCTGTGGGCACTGCGATGCCTGTATCAGCGGCAGTCAAACTAACTGTCAGCAAGGCAGCGTGCCGACCATCCTGAATAAAGGCGGTTTTGCCGATAAGATCCGCGCGAACTGGCAGTGGGCTATCCCACTCCCTGACACCATTGATATCGAATCAGCAGGTCCGTTGCTGTGCGGCGGCATCACCGTCTTCAAACCGCTGTTAATGCACCATGTCACCGCAACCAGCCGCGTCGGCGTGATCGGTATCGGCGGCCTGGGACATATCGCGATTAAGCTCCTGCACGCCATGGGTTGTGAAGTCACAGCATTCAGTTCGAACCCGGCGAAAGAGCAGGAAGTACTGGCCATGGGTGCCGATAAAGTCGTCAACAGCCGCGATCCGCAGGCGCTGACCGCTCTGGCAGGCCAGTTCGATCTGATCATCAACACCGTGAGTGTCGATCTGGAATGGCAGCCCTACTTCAACGCGCTCGCTTATAACGGGAAATTCCATACCGTCGGCGCAGTGATGAAGCCATTCAGCGTTCCGGCTTTCACGCTTATCGCGGGTGACCGCAGCGTTTCTGGTTCTTCTACTGGTTCACCGCATGAGCTGCGTTCTCTGATGAAGCTCGCCGCACGTGCCAACGTGAAGCCGCAGACGGAACTGTTCCCGATGTCGAAAATCAATGATGCCATCCAGCACGTACGTGACGGCAAAGCCCGTTACCGTGTTGTACTGAAAGCCGATTTTTAA
- a CDS encoding TetR/AcrR family transcriptional regulator, with protein MAQRGRPRAFERDKALHAMMEVFWARGYEGAQLVDLTAAAGIAPPSFYAAFGSKEEAFCESVDYYITTVGAIPMQELDNAANLNEGLLRMFQASIDIALSMRPGGCLLILGVVNCLTENEAARTHLKAARDKTRELIHTRLKHARAAGELSPDCDIQQRSAFIHGIMQMISFQARDGATRDELEALVALALGSLAL; from the coding sequence ATGGCTCAACGTGGTCGCCCGCGCGCTTTTGAGCGGGACAAAGCCCTTCATGCGATGATGGAGGTGTTCTGGGCGCGCGGCTATGAAGGGGCGCAATTGGTCGATCTCACGGCAGCAGCTGGCATTGCCCCTCCCAGCTTTTATGCAGCCTTCGGTTCCAAAGAAGAAGCCTTTTGTGAATCGGTGGATTACTACATTACAACGGTCGGTGCAATACCGATGCAAGAATTAGACAATGCTGCAAACCTGAATGAAGGCTTGTTGCGCATGTTTCAAGCCAGTATTGATATTGCTTTATCCATGCGCCCCGGTGGCTGTCTACTAATTCTTGGGGTCGTGAACTGCCTAACGGAGAATGAGGCGGCACGGACGCATCTCAAAGCTGCGCGAGATAAGACGCGTGAACTCATACATACGCGTCTTAAACATGCTCGTGCTGCTGGAGAACTTTCCCCTGACTGCGACATTCAGCAACGCTCAGCGTTCATACATGGCATCATGCAAATGATCTCATTTCAAGCGAGGGACGGTGCAACCCGAGATGAGCTTGAAGCCTTGGTTGCTCTTGCACTTGGCTCTCTAGCTCTGTAA
- the thiD gene encoding bifunctional hydroxymethylpyrimidine kinase/phosphomethylpyrimidine kinase produces the protein MKRINALTIAGTDPSGGAGIQADLKAFSALGAYGTSVITALVAQNTRGVQSVYRIEPDFVAAQLDSVLSDVRIDSAKIGMLAQTDIVDAVAERLRHYAVPFVVLDTVMLAKSGDPLLAPEAVESIRRELLPLVSLITPNLPEAAALLNTSPATNEWEMREQGEALLAMGCQAVLMKGGHLSEAESPDWLFSCEGEPQRFSSPRVNTRHTHGTGCTLSAALAALRPRHDSWGETVKVAKDYLQQALQQADTLEVGHGIGPVHHFHRWW, from the coding sequence ATGAAGCGTATCAATGCGTTGACGATTGCGGGCACCGATCCGAGCGGCGGTGCGGGAATTCAGGCGGATTTAAAAGCGTTTTCCGCGCTGGGTGCTTACGGCACGTCGGTCATTACCGCGCTGGTGGCGCAAAATACGCGTGGCGTGCAGTCCGTCTACCGGATTGAGCCGGATTTTGTCGCGGCGCAGCTGGATTCCGTGCTGAGCGATGTGCGTATCGACAGCGCTAAGATTGGCATGCTGGCGCAGACCGATATCGTCGATGCGGTTGCCGAGCGCCTGCGTCATTACGCTGTGCCTTTCGTGGTGTTAGATACGGTAATGCTGGCGAAAAGTGGCGATCCGCTACTCGCGCCCGAGGCGGTGGAATCGATCCGTCGTGAACTGCTGCCGCTGGTTTCCCTGATTACGCCCAATCTGCCGGAAGCCGCGGCGTTGCTGAATACGTCACCTGCTACCAACGAGTGGGAAATGCGTGAGCAGGGCGAAGCGTTGCTGGCGATGGGGTGCCAGGCGGTGCTGATGAAAGGCGGCCATCTTAGCGAAGCGGAAAGCCCGGACTGGCTGTTCAGCTGTGAGGGCGAACCACAGCGTTTTAGCTCCCCACGCGTGAATACACGCCATACGCACGGCACCGGCTGCACGCTGTCTGCCGCACTGGCCGCGCTGCGACCACGTCACGATAGCTGGGGCGAGACGGTCAAGGTAGCGAAAGACTATTTACAGCAGGCGTTACAGCAGGCCGACACGCTGGAGGTTGGGCACGGAATCGGCCCCGTACACCATTTCCACCGCTGGTGGTAA
- a CDS encoding sulfite exporter TauE/SafE family protein, whose amino-acid sequence MFSLMMFSDMLLCLLLGIGLGFCGGMLGIGGGLIAIPILGVLFGMDQHMAQGTALVMITPNVLIGFLRYRQRNRIDTRVALTMCVFATGSAYFAAHMASSIDVHNLQRAFATFLLVLATYYMWQWYSKKRSQKPEMALSPKYLPLIGVASGFISGIFTVGGGLVVVPVLVTLFAFAQTQAQGMALILVVPGALAALLSYSQAGNVDWSIGLPLALGGIISVSWGVAVAHKLPVAYLRGAFCLMLVGVGITMLVLK is encoded by the coding sequence ATGTTTAGCTTAATGATGTTCAGCGATATGTTGTTGTGTTTGCTTTTGGGGATCGGGCTGGGATTTTGCGGAGGAATGTTGGGGATTGGCGGTGGGCTGATCGCGATTCCGATTCTGGGCGTGCTCTTTGGGATGGATCAGCATATGGCACAGGGAACTGCGCTGGTGATGATTACGCCTAACGTGCTGATTGGTTTTCTACGCTATCGTCAGCGTAACCGCATTGATACGCGGGTGGCGTTGACCATGTGTGTTTTTGCGACGGGGTCTGCCTACTTTGCCGCTCACATGGCGTCATCGATTGATGTTCACAACCTCCAGCGTGCGTTTGCCACTTTTCTGTTGGTGCTGGCGACGTACTATATGTGGCAGTGGTATAGCAAGAAGCGAAGCCAAAAGCCGGAGATGGCGCTATCGCCCAAATATCTGCCGTTGATTGGTGTGGCGAGTGGGTTTATATCCGGTATTTTTACCGTTGGCGGTGGTCTGGTGGTGGTGCCAGTGCTGGTTACCCTGTTTGCCTTTGCACAAACGCAGGCGCAGGGAATGGCGTTAATTCTCGTCGTGCCGGGCGCACTGGCGGCGCTACTGTCTTATTCGCAAGCGGGTAATGTTGACTGGAGTATCGGTTTACCACTGGCGCTGGGGGGGATCATCAGCGTGTCCTGGGGTGTCGCGGTGGCTCATAAACTTCCGGTCGCTTATTTGCGCGGCGCGTTTTGTCTAATGCTGGTCGGCGTGGGTATCACTATGCTGGTGCTGAAATAA
- the yegS gene encoding lipid kinase YegS: protein MEKNPVTLLILNGKSAGNEELREAIGERRKNGYTLHVRVTWEYGDAKRYVEEAIQLNADNVIAAGGDGTVNEVAAALAIQPEAVRPCLGIVPLGTANDFATSCQIPMEMHNALTLAIKGRATAIDIAKVNDSHYFINMATGGFATRITTETPAKMKAALGSASYVLHALFRMDMLQAERCEIRGPDFHWSGDTLVIAVGNGRQAGGGQQLCPEALINDGMLELSVLSATELLPNMLQAWFTGSENQNMISATLPWLEITAPDDMTFNLDGEPLTAKRFHIEILPAAIHCRLPPQCSMLE from the coding sequence ATGGAAAAAAATCCGGTGACGCTGCTGATTCTGAATGGGAAAAGCGCGGGTAATGAAGAACTTCGCGAGGCCATTGGTGAGCGACGCAAGAACGGCTACACGCTGCATGTCCGCGTGACCTGGGAGTACGGCGACGCCAAGCGCTATGTGGAAGAGGCGATCCAACTTAACGCAGATAACGTGATCGCCGCTGGTGGCGATGGCACCGTCAATGAAGTTGCCGCCGCATTAGCGATACAGCCGGAAGCGGTTCGCCCATGTCTGGGTATTGTGCCGCTGGGTACGGCCAATGATTTCGCCACCAGCTGTCAGATTCCGATGGAAATGCACAACGCGCTGACGCTGGCGATCAAGGGTCGTGCCACCGCCATTGATATCGCCAAAGTGAACGACAGCCACTACTTCATCAACATGGCAACAGGCGGATTTGCCACACGCATTACCACCGAGACACCGGCCAAGATGAAGGCCGCGCTGGGGAGTGCTTCATACGTGCTGCACGCGCTCTTTCGCATGGACATGCTGCAAGCCGAGCGCTGTGAGATTCGCGGGCCGGATTTTCACTGGTCGGGTGATACGCTGGTTATTGCAGTAGGGAATGGTCGTCAGGCTGGCGGCGGGCAACAGCTTTGCCCGGAAGCGCTAATCAACGATGGGATGCTGGAACTAAGCGTGCTGTCGGCAACAGAGCTGCTGCCGAACATGCTTCAAGCCTGGTTTACCGGCAGCGAAAACCAGAACATGATTTCCGCTACCCTGCCGTGGCTGGAGATCACCGCCCCAGACGATATGACGTTTAATCTGGACGGTGAACCGCTCACCGCCAAACGTTTCCATATTGAGATACTGCCTGCTGCGATTCACTGCCGACTGCCGCCCCAGTGCTCGATGCTGGAATAG
- a CDS encoding GGDEF domain-containing protein — protein MPFKEYDHDFIDKNKKTSSSVRFALLLSVLIIIFNLLFFKPRNFQEQLHNNPGVYTDSIALIFLFFILSCTSKISLNHTSALSIRLGLHVWIGSATFDFMDEFIYQPKLVGYYVEDMLRIIGMFGVGFGVYTLIQQINNKYVEARIQSFSDELTQLPNRRFFINELKKLEAKTPYLFIIDIDNFKVINDKYGHTKGDEILSKFGHILSRFDNSEIVATRIGGEEFAIILYAGTQNRAEKLAREVLKNANKIIIKNMHHLSVSIGAGKKQPHEPTEHFMKRVDVALYQAKNTGKGKVEWALEPKEKTS, from the coding sequence ATGCCTTTTAAAGAGTATGACCACGACTTCATTGATAAAAATAAGAAGACATCCTCGTCAGTAAGATTTGCCCTTTTATTATCGGTATTAATCATTATATTTAATCTCCTGTTCTTCAAGCCGCGCAACTTTCAGGAGCAGTTACACAATAATCCGGGGGTTTATACCGATTCGATTGCGCTGATTTTTCTTTTTTTTATCTTGTCATGCACCAGTAAAATATCCCTTAACCATACTTCAGCCTTATCCATTCGCCTCGGGCTCCATGTCTGGATAGGCTCAGCCACGTTTGACTTCATGGATGAATTTATCTATCAGCCTAAGCTGGTTGGGTATTATGTTGAGGACATGCTGAGAATTATTGGTATGTTTGGCGTTGGATTCGGTGTCTATACCCTGATACAACAAATCAATAATAAGTATGTCGAAGCCAGAATACAGTCATTTAGCGATGAACTCACACAGCTTCCTAATCGTCGGTTTTTTATTAACGAATTAAAAAAGCTCGAAGCGAAAACACCCTATTTATTTATTATCGATATCGACAATTTCAAAGTCATTAATGATAAATATGGACATACGAAAGGCGACGAAATATTAAGCAAATTTGGTCATATTCTTTCCCGTTTCGATAACAGTGAGATCGTCGCAACCCGAATCGGAGGCGAAGAGTTCGCGATTATTCTGTATGCCGGAACACAGAATCGGGCAGAGAAGCTGGCAAGAGAAGTGCTAAAAAATGCGAACAAAATCATTATCAAGAATATGCACCACCTTTCTGTCAGCATTGGGGCGGGTAAAAAACAGCCTCACGAACCCACCGAACACTTTATGAAACGTGTGGATGTCGCGCTTTACCAAGCCAAAAATACCGGTAAAGGCAAGGTAGAATGGGCTCTGGAACCGAAGGAAAAAACGTCGTAG
- a CDS encoding LysR family transcriptional regulator has protein sequence MINPTHFDLQSLRIFLQVAQTGSLTKAAEKFHITLSALSKRIAELERTVDCALFIRMPRGLTLTPAGKELVNLAGNVLSNVERMASEMNDYAVGVRGHVHMWANTSAIIQFLPQDLASFLLARPLIRINLEEKLSKTVVTALAMGEADIGIFADNVGSQGVEKIPYRQDKLVVLVPPQHPLSARPEVSFNDTLGYDYVGLNNGSSLLKQLKDASDELGRVLRLRVQVSSFDGICRMIEAGLGISVLPEGAIRQGVLGTGLRAINLTDEWASRQLWLGVKSGATLQPEVANLLTHLRQCGA, from the coding sequence ATGATTAACCCTACGCATTTTGACCTCCAGTCGCTCCGCATCTTTTTGCAAGTTGCCCAAACCGGCAGCCTGACCAAAGCCGCAGAAAAATTCCACATTACGCTTTCGGCTTTAAGTAAACGCATCGCCGAACTGGAGCGTACCGTGGACTGTGCGCTATTTATCCGCATGCCGCGCGGCCTAACGCTAACTCCGGCAGGCAAGGAATTAGTGAATCTTGCAGGTAATGTGCTAAGCAACGTGGAGCGCATGGCGAGTGAAATGAATGACTACGCCGTTGGCGTGCGCGGCCACGTACACATGTGGGCGAACACCTCGGCGATTATTCAGTTTCTCCCGCAAGATCTGGCGTCATTCCTTCTGGCCCGGCCGCTCATTCGTATTAACCTGGAGGAAAAGCTCAGTAAGACCGTGGTGACGGCACTCGCGATGGGAGAAGCCGATATCGGCATCTTCGCTGACAATGTCGGCTCGCAGGGAGTCGAGAAGATTCCTTATCGTCAGGACAAACTTGTCGTACTCGTTCCACCCCAGCACCCGCTTTCCGCAAGACCAGAAGTCAGCTTCAACGACACGCTGGGCTACGACTATGTCGGCCTCAATAACGGCAGCTCGTTGCTAAAACAGCTGAAAGACGCTTCGGATGAGCTGGGGAGAGTGCTGCGCCTGCGGGTGCAGGTCAGCAGCTTTGACGGCATTTGTCGCATGATCGAAGCAGGGCTGGGGATCAGCGTCTTGCCGGAAGGGGCAATTCGCCAAGGCGTACTCGGCACCGGGTTACGCGCCATCAACCTCACCGACGAGTGGGCGTCACGCCAGCTCTGGCTAGGCGTGAAATCCGGCGCAACATTGCAGCCCGAAGTCGCTAATCTGCTGACACATCTGCGGCAGTGCGGCGCATAA
- a CDS encoding nuclear transport factor 2 family protein, whose product MSISPGAVVEEFFRRTGSNDPVERIAELVSEQVDWFVAGDTSIVPWIGRKIGKAGAAEFYTQIKEQIASESFEVHEILTRGNRVVVLGELASRILRTGKLIESEFCFDFTVENGEIVRFRLFEDSFAVAKAAI is encoded by the coding sequence ATGAGTATTTCCCCCGGCGCTGTTGTCGAAGAATTCTTTCGCCGTACCGGATCAAACGACCCAGTCGAAAGGATCGCGGAACTCGTCAGCGAACAGGTCGATTGGTTTGTGGCTGGCGACACAAGCATTGTACCCTGGATTGGTCGCAAGATAGGAAAAGCCGGAGCTGCGGAGTTTTACACGCAGATCAAGGAACAGATCGCATCAGAATCTTTCGAAGTGCACGAAATCCTGACACGAGGCAATCGGGTTGTCGTGCTCGGAGAGCTTGCCTCTCGCATTTTACGAACGGGTAAACTGATCGAGTCAGAATTTTGCTTCGACTTCACTGTAGAAAATGGCGAAATCGTCCGGTTTCGTCTTTTCGAAGATAGTTTCGCTGTGGCAAAAGCCGCCATATAA
- the thiM gene encoding hydroxyethylthiazole kinase — translation MNIRPADFSAAQAAISLTQFRSASPLVHCLTNDVVQSFTANVLLALNASPAMVIDPEEAAQFSAVADALLINVGTLERTRAEAMRAAVNSAHQAGTPWVLDPVAVGGLTFRSEFCRELLAWKPAAIRGNASEIMALAGLAVQGRGVDSADDSLAALPAARELAREVGTIVAVTGAVDYVTDGERDIAVSGGDSMMTRVVGTGCALSAVVAGFCSLEGDRLSHVAAACYVMALAGQQAASASQGTGSFIPNFLDRLYTLRAEDLA, via the coding sequence ATGAACATTCGACCTGCCGACTTTTCTGCCGCTCAGGCAGCAATCTCACTCACTCAATTCCGTTCTGCTTCGCCGCTGGTGCACTGCCTGACCAACGATGTGGTGCAATCTTTTACTGCCAATGTGCTGCTGGCGCTGAATGCGTCGCCTGCGATGGTGATCGATCCCGAAGAAGCCGCACAGTTCAGCGCGGTGGCGGATGCGTTGCTAATTAATGTCGGCACGCTGGAGCGCACGCGCGCTGAGGCGATGCGAGCGGCGGTAAACAGCGCGCATCAGGCGGGTACGCCGTGGGTGCTCGATCCGGTTGCCGTTGGTGGGTTGACCTTCCGGAGTGAATTTTGTCGGGAATTGCTGGCGTGGAAACCCGCGGCGATTCGTGGCAATGCATCTGAAATCATGGCGCTAGCGGGGTTAGCTGTACAAGGCCGTGGCGTGGATAGCGCCGATGATTCGCTGGCGGCGCTCCCTGCTGCGCGTGAACTGGCACGAGAGGTGGGGACGATTGTTGCGGTGACCGGCGCGGTGGATTATGTCACGGACGGTGAACGTGATATTGCGGTAAGCGGCGGCGATAGCATGATGACGCGCGTGGTTGGCACGGGCTGTGCGCTGTCGGCAGTCGTGGCCGGTTTCTGCTCTTTGGAGGGGGACCGTTTATCCCACGTAGCGGCGGCATGCTATGTCATGGCGTTAGCGGGGCAGCAGGCGGCTTCGGCGTCGCAAGGAACGGGGAGTTTTATCCCCAACTTCCTCGACAGACTCTATACTCTGCGCGCGGAGGATCTGGCATGA
- a CDS encoding ester cyclase, which yields MDAVVAENDLIVCRITMSGRHINDFDHWKASGKSVRFIGMNMHRIEEGRIKETWHFENFDGLKAAETA from the coding sequence ATAGACGCTGTCGTTGCCGAGAATGATTTGATCGTTTGCCGAATAACCATGAGTGGCCGACATATCAACGATTTCGACCATTGGAAAGCCTCCGGCAAGTCTGTTCGTTTCATAGGTATGAATATGCACCGTATTGAGGAAGGCCGCATCAAAGAAACCTGGCACTTTGAAAACTTTGATGGATTAAAAGCAGCAGAAACCGCCTGA
- the psiE gene encoding phosphate-starvation-inducible protein PsiE, translating to MAGSARSAIAAKALQTILNIGLLVLAIILVVFLVKETFHLAKVLLISNEKDSSYQLIEGIVIYFLYFEFIALIVKYFQSGYHFPLRYFIYIGITAIIRLIIVDHKSPSDTLVYSAAILLLVVTLYLANSNRLKRE from the coding sequence ATGGCAGGTTCTGCTCGTAGTGCGATAGCTGCCAAGGCGCTTCAGACGATACTCAATATCGGCCTGCTGGTGCTGGCGATCATTCTGGTAGTTTTTTTAGTCAAGGAAACGTTCCATCTGGCGAAAGTGCTGTTGATCTCCAATGAAAAAGATTCCTCCTATCAACTGATAGAAGGCATTGTGATCTATTTCCTTTATTTTGAGTTTATTGCGCTGATCGTGAAGTATTTCCAGTCCGGTTATCACTTTCCGCTGCGCTATTTTATCTACATCGGCATTACGGCCATCATTCGCCTGATTATTGTCGATCACAAAAGCCCGTCGGATACGCTGGTGTATTCCGCGGCGATCCTGCTGCTGGTGGTGACGCTGTACCTGGCAAACAGTAATCGCCTGAAGCGAGAATAG
- a CDS encoding DUF3750 domain-containing protein — protein sequence MTYLKFLGIGFICVLLLSFWQSWAQSTRNGETFNGQSWWSAKRDSSGLAPNPVQFRQTAIVQVYAAPTYGWRGLVAVHPWIIFKKAGETQYRRYEVVRWGSDNVVRLNRSVADAYWYGAKPKLLVEHRGDKAEAMIPQIEAAIKSYPWPNTYHAWPGPNSNTFLAHIGREVPALKLDMPANAIGKDYRPISRPVGLSPSGSGVQISLLGVLGITMGIEEGIEANILGLNMGVDMNPPALRLPFVGRLGYEKTGSEEG from the coding sequence ATGACGTACCTCAAATTCTTGGGGATTGGGTTTATTTGTGTGCTGTTGCTGTCTTTTTGGCAAAGCTGGGCGCAGTCAACGCGCAACGGCGAAACGTTCAATGGACAAAGCTGGTGGTCTGCCAAGCGTGATTCTTCCGGCTTGGCACCGAACCCTGTGCAATTTCGCCAGACGGCTATCGTGCAGGTTTATGCTGCGCCGACTTACGGCTGGCGCGGGTTGGTGGCGGTACACCCGTGGATCATTTTCAAGAAAGCGGGGGAAACCCAATATCGCCGTTATGAGGTCGTGAGGTGGGGGAGCGATAACGTCGTCCGTCTTAACCGTTCGGTGGCCGATGCGTATTGGTATGGCGCGAAACCGAAGCTGTTGGTGGAGCACCGTGGCGATAAGGCGGAAGCCATGATCCCGCAGATTGAGGCCGCGATCAAAAGCTATCCGTGGCCGAATACCTACCACGCCTGGCCGGGGCCGAATAGCAATACGTTTTTGGCGCACATTGGCCGCGAAGTGCCCGCACTCAAGCTGGATATGCCAGCTAATGCCATTGGTAAAGATTACCGCCCGATCTCGCGCCCGGTTGGGCTGTCGCCATCGGGAAGCGGCGTGCAGATCTCACTGCTAGGCGTGTTGGGTATCACGATGGGTATTGAAGAGGGGATTGAGGCCAACATTCTGGGGCTGAACATGGGCGTGGATATGAACCCGCCCGCGCTGCGTTTACCCTTTGTTGGTCGCCTCGGCTATGAGAAAACAGGTAGCGAAGAGGGATAA
- the adhP gene encoding alcohol dehydrogenase AdhP, translated as MKAAIVTKDHSVEIQDKKLRPLQHGEALLSMECCGVCHTDLHVKDGDFGDVTGITLGHEGIGIVKEVGPGVTSLKPGDRASVAWFYQGCGHCEYCNSGNETLCREVKNAGYSVDGGMAEECIVVADYAVKVPDGLDSAAASSITCAGVTTYKAVKISQIKPGQWIAIYGLGGLGNLALQYAKNVFNAKVIAIDVNDAQLAFAKEMGADLVINPAKEDAAKIIQEKVGGAHSAVVTAVARAAFNSAVDALRAGGRLVAVGLPPESMDLNIPRLVLDGIQVVGSLVGTREDLKEAFQFAAEGKVKPKVTRRPLKDINAIFAEMKGGKITGRMVIDLSM; from the coding sequence ATGAAAGCAGCCATCGTTACAAAGGATCATTCCGTTGAGATTCAGGATAAAAAACTGCGCCCCCTCCAGCACGGCGAAGCCCTGCTAAGCATGGAGTGCTGTGGCGTTTGCCACACCGATCTGCACGTTAAAGACGGGGATTTTGGCGACGTTACCGGCATCACGCTTGGCCATGAGGGCATTGGCATCGTCAAAGAAGTGGGTCCGGGAGTGACCTCACTGAAGCCCGGCGATCGCGCCAGCGTGGCCTGGTTCTATCAGGGCTGCGGCCACTGTGAATATTGTAATAGCGGTAACGAAACCCTGTGTCGCGAAGTAAAAAACGCGGGCTACTCTGTTGATGGCGGAATGGCAGAAGAGTGCATCGTCGTTGCCGATTACGCAGTAAAAGTGCCGGATGGTCTGGACTCTGCCGCTGCCAGCAGTATTACCTGTGCGGGCGTGACAACCTACAAAGCGGTAAAAATCTCACAAATCAAACCAGGACAATGGATCGCCATTTATGGTCTGGGCGGATTGGGGAATCTGGCGCTGCAATACGCCAAAAATGTCTTTAATGCGAAGGTCATCGCGATTGATGTCAACGACGCCCAATTAGCTTTTGCCAAAGAGATGGGCGCGGATCTGGTCATTAACCCTGCGAAGGAAGATGCTGCAAAAATCATTCAGGAAAAAGTGGGCGGCGCGCATTCAGCCGTAGTCACTGCCGTTGCCCGTGCAGCATTTAACTCCGCAGTCGATGCCCTTCGCGCGGGCGGACGCCTTGTTGCCGTCGGCCTGCCACCGGAATCCATGGATTTGAATATTCCGCGTCTGGTGCTGGATGGCATTCAGGTAGTAGGATCGCTGGTTGGCACGCGTGAAGACCTGAAAGAAGCATTCCAGTTTGCGGCAGAAGGGAAAGTGAAACCGAAAGTGACTCGTCGCCCGCTGAAAGACATCAACGCTATTTTCGCTGAAATGAAAGGCGGAAAAATTACAGGTCGCATGGTAATTGATCTGTCAATGTAA